In the genome of Oryzias melastigma strain HK-1 linkage group LG4, ASM292280v2, whole genome shotgun sequence, the window tattttagaatccATTTGTCGTTTTACACTACAGCAGAACTGGTCTGTGGAAGCTTTTAGGTTGTCTTACATCGTGGACATGAAGTTGCAGATGTTTTTGGAAATATCAAAGCTAAAATCTGCAGCTTGTTCCCCACTTCAGAAACATCTAACAAAGTTAGACTCTAACCAGAAATTTTAGGGTGACCATCTTTTctagaaaatctaaaaataagcAGCTAAATGAAggtttattgtgtgttttttttaatttatgtacaATAGTTTCCAATTCAAAACCCAACAttatcagttgtttttttgttttgtttttgcattatttccAGCTTCCTGTGCAACTGCCTATCTTCTTCCTTATCATCACAGCCTCAGCCTAATCCTActgattccttttttatttttgctttgtcactttatgaaaaacatttttttatttagatgtgTTTTTCTCCCCATTTTACATCACTTTTTttggagagttaaaaaaaaaatcatattttaaaagttactgtGTTCATAATTTCGTTTTTTGTTGGTAAATAGAGGCTCAGGGGAATGTCTCGTCTTCCTCTTTATTTAAATGCCTTTAAATCACTGAAAAACTGCACAATGTTGCACAATATTAAACCCAAAAACCTggcactaattaaaaaaaactttaagggAAACCATctaatttgactaaaactttgcCTTTTACATATATTGACTCTTAAGCTGTGATATTGGgttaaaatatagaaatatccAAATTATTACAAGAGGGACtcaaaaaataagtatttttgtaTGCTTTTGCCTCCTAACaggttttaaaaagtgactATTTGAGGACTTTAGTGTGAGATGCAGCTCTTTTGGGGGTAATATAGAACACTACAATCAGCTGAACTCTTTAATGAGACGTAATtaaatggaaatgttttaaagtagCTCCATGAAATCCTAAGGAGCTCACTTATGAATAAATAGGTGGgagaaaaataatcaagtttAACTGATTGTAgtgtcagtttaaagctgcaTGAATgtataaaagattttttttcgtAAAGGCAGAAGCTGAGAGTtctttcctctttctgctcctATTTTCGatgcatcagaaaaaaagttcatacTCTAAGGGGTTTTAAAAacgtactttttttttgttaaatcctttttctactttaaaaccTAATATGCATGTTTGTGAAACAGcctcatctgtctgtctgtaagACTCCATTTTGAAGAACCGTTAACCTTTTGTTTGCTATGAATGATGTGTGAAACAAACAGAAGCCCCATTGTGTCATCATCCTGTACATACTGAAGGACGTGTTTGCGAGTGCCATACGAACTCTTCTGCACGGGCTGCAGGCTTTCATTGGCAGGTCCCAGTGACTCCGGCAGCTGTGTTGTCTTTCAATGTTCAGACCCTCCCCTCTACGGCAGGCGTgtgccaaaaaacatgtttataaagAAACATAAACTCCTCTGATAAGTCGTTTTACTTGAAATTTTGTGACTCTACAGCCCTTCTGTATTTAGCTAGCTGTATTTGGTGGGGTATGTGTGCGGGAGGGGGGGGTGCAATGTCTATTTAGTACTTTTTGTGTGTACGGCAGGTGACCGGTTGTGTTCGATTCCAGTggtgaatgttttttgcaccACAGTCCATCATTTAAGGAAGAAGACTCCATTTTTGAGTGAAGGACTGAGATTGTGCTTTTTGTGAATGAGGTGACAAGAACGCATCTGTTTGTCATGAATCTGACTGATCCTTCTAACCTGTAAAAGCACGTTTGTTTAAATTTCCTTTTGGTGCCCATCTTTTATGaactgaagtattttttttttctctctgaagtaaaaaacaaactcacaACTCAGTGCAATATTCCTGCTATTTCCCCCaacagctgcaggtttttatttattttttctactaaCTTCTTTATTGATTAAGAtgtgtaacaaaacaaaaaaaaatccacttgaGCTTGAAGGTGGCAGATCATGGATTTACGTTTTCTACAACTGCATCATGATGATATTTCCTAAAATGCTCCATATTGTCAGTAATTCTTCGTATACAATTATGAATTGTTTCTTCCAATTCGACCTGCATGAGATgggtaaaaaacaaagaaaaaaacaacaaatcctcTGGCTACATTCagtttttgatatattttttaaggcaccagaaaaaaatgttgataaatgaATGCCTTAAGTGTGTTCCCTTGTAGTTTCTAGGCTCTAACTTGAAGTaaccttcctttttatttatgaatgtatttttttttttggctaagttgccagagttcaggtttgaacctTGACTGAATGGTCATCTGAGTGTTCTGTGAAGATGTACAAATAAATTTGTTAAACATTCACTTCTTCTTGTGTTTGCTCTTGTGCTACAAAAATATCatggttttattctgaaaattacTTTCAGGGCTTTAGTTTTCTGCATAATTAACAAGTATCTGTTATTTTACAGTAATCAAACCcaactgttttaaatatatgtcaatttttttctatCCTAAGGGAAtgtaaaagtgtattttaataaaaaaacaaacaaacaaggaacaccaaaacatttactttactttaatgttagaaaactgatgttttgttttttaatgagtaagttcagatcagaaaaataaggttttttgcttttcattcaCTTCTTTGTTCTAGAGCTTTCTAAATAGTCATTTCCACAACTTTTTTGAATGATCTGCTTTCTATGAAGGTAAcattacttggaaaaaaaaaaaaaaaacgtatctaAGGTCTTCAAGACACAGAGAGCAGGTCTGTGTCACTAAAAGCTCCCTTTGCTGGTGGTTTTTTGCCCATCATCTTTGAACCACCTAAGGGATTCTGCCCTTTGTGTGGCTTCCAGGGCTTGGAAGGGCAGTGGAAGGGGTTGTTGGGTTCAGCCAGGCCTACTTCCTCCTCAGAGGACTCCTTGGTTGCGGCCGTGGTGGCGGCGGCGGTCGGGGGGGGTGTTGGGGGCGATGCAGTGGAGGGAACTCTGTGCAAGAAGTTCCTGAGAGGAGACCAGCCGGGTGGACGTCGTCTTTGGAATGTCTtcattagaaataaaattaaaaaaaagatgaattatgatttaacaataaataaaaaaacagggatGAGAAGCTGCTCTCACCTTAGGCAGTCGTCCATCTTCACACTGGATTTGGACTTCTGGAGCTTCTAATCTCCATGGTGCTAAATCCACTGTAGAGTTGCAGTTAACAAAGCCCTACAATGCATGAAAACATGTGAGAACAATGTTtgttccacatcaaaataaggTCAGATCTTGAATTGAGTTTGAAAGGAGTTCTACCGGGTTCTCCTCATTGGGGGCGCACAGTTGATTCAGCTCTTCGTGGTCAGCTTTGGCACATGTCGTGTTCTTCAGTTCAAATCTCAGTCGGAAACGGAAACCTGCAATTACCTGTGGACGCACAAACGCACACCTTTGAGAGGTGAACCCGATGGGCGTGTCCTCACTTCCTGTGACCTAGTCTACCTGTCTGGTGGCGTGGGCGATTTCATTCAGGGTGTAGAGGTGGGTGGAGTCAGACATGGCGTTGTATTTGGAGATGGAGGCAACGAAGGGAACCTTGAGGTCTTCTGAGTTCTCATCAACGTCTTCAGGACAACCCAAACAGGAAGCTCTTTCTGGAAAGATTAGGCCACCTGAAGGAGAGGAGAGCACAAAAAcagtcatgttaaaaaaaaaaactataactcACTGCAAACATTTAGTGACATAACTTATCAAAATGTGAcacaaaaataacctaaaattct includes:
- the kng1 gene encoding kininogen-1, with product MRREAGWCLLGLLCLHSTVFAQDVEPPMLGTLAPCDDPTVEKAVFSALTHINKNIVSGNKLVLFQIQFANKVQNGSDSGYFVEFTSRRSNCPAGFAKPWTECDYVKRGRKKPFSCNATVYLTDTETDVKHVQCLLGGLIFPERASCLGCPEDVDENSEDLKVPFVASISKYNAMSDSTHLYTLNEIAHATRQVIAGFRFRLRFELKNTTCAKADHEELNQLCAPNEENPGFVNCNSTVDLAPWRLEAPEVQIQCEDGRLPKTFQRRRPPGWSPLRNFLHRVPSTASPPTPPPTAAATTAATKESSEEEVGLAEPNNPFHCPSKPWKPHKGQNPLGGSKMMGKKPPAKGAFSDTDLLSVS